The Saccharothrix variisporea genome has a segment encoding these proteins:
- a CDS encoding NAD(P)H-dependent glycerol-3-phosphate dehydrogenase has translation MGAGSWGTAFAKVLADAGTDVVLWARRAEVADEITRSRVNSGYLPSTVLPANLVATHDPEKALDGAQAVVLGVPSQTLRVNLAEWKPLLPAGATLVSLAKGVELGTLKRMSEVVREVADVPEDQVAVVSGPNLAKEIAAEQPTATVIACTDHDRAVDLQHACSTSYFRPYTNVDVVGCELGGACKNVIALACGMAAGLGFGDNTMASIITRGLAETARLGAALGADPLTFAGLAGLGDLVATCASPLSRNRTFGERLGRGETVAQAQEAAHGQVAEGVKSCSSIRELAARLGVDMPITDGVHRVCHEGLDPRLLTAALLERERKAERQ, from the coding sequence ATGGGTGCGGGGTCGTGGGGCACGGCCTTCGCGAAGGTGCTCGCGGACGCGGGCACGGACGTCGTCCTGTGGGCCCGCCGGGCGGAGGTCGCCGACGAGATCACCCGGTCCCGGGTGAACTCCGGTTACCTGCCGTCGACCGTGCTGCCGGCCAACCTGGTCGCCACGCACGACCCGGAGAAGGCGTTGGACGGGGCGCAGGCCGTTGTGCTGGGCGTGCCGAGCCAGACCCTGCGGGTGAACCTGGCCGAGTGGAAGCCGTTGCTGCCGGCCGGCGCCACGCTGGTGAGCCTGGCCAAGGGTGTCGAGTTGGGCACGTTGAAGCGCATGAGCGAAGTCGTGCGCGAGGTCGCCGACGTGCCCGAGGACCAGGTGGCCGTGGTGTCCGGGCCGAACCTGGCCAAGGAGATCGCGGCCGAGCAGCCCACCGCGACGGTCATCGCGTGCACCGACCACGACCGGGCGGTGGACCTCCAGCACGCCTGCTCCACCTCGTACTTCCGGCCCTACACCAACGTGGACGTCGTCGGCTGCGAGCTGGGTGGGGCGTGCAAGAACGTCATCGCGCTGGCGTGCGGCATGGCGGCCGGGCTCGGGTTCGGCGACAACACGATGGCCTCGATCATCACGCGGGGCTTGGCGGAGACCGCGCGGTTGGGCGCGGCGCTGGGTGCGGACCCGTTGACCTTCGCCGGGCTGGCGGGCCTGGGTGACCTGGTGGCGACCTGCGCGTCCCCGTTGTCCCGGAACCGGACCTTCGGGGAGCGGTTGGGGCGCGGCGAGACCGTGGCGCAGGCGCAGGAGGCCGCGCACGGGCAGGTGGCCGAGGGTGTGAAGTCGTGCTCGTCGATCCGGGAGTTGGCGGCTCGGTTGGGTGTGGACATGCCGATCACCGATGGCGTGCACCGGGTGTGCCACGAGGGGTTGGACCCGCGGCTGTTGACGGCTGCCCTGTTGGAGCGCGAGCGGAAGGCCGAGCGGCAGTGA
- a CDS encoding cystathionine gamma-lyase, translating into MSEWGDGTRVVHSVPAVAGEPFGSSPVFASAYHLGGSDTYGRPHNATWRALEAALGALDGGEAVLFPSGMAAISTVLRVLLAPGDTVVVPSDGYYLTRTLVAEMPVKVVEVPTAGPYPSFEGVRLVLLESPSNPGLDVCDIAALAERAHAGGALVAVDNTTATPLGQRPLELGADIVVSSDTKAVAGHSDVLLGHVSTADAGLAEKVRAARTVGGAIPGPFEAWLAHRGLGTLDLRLARQAENAAALYAVLKDHPAVRGLRWPGAVEDPAHEVARRQMRRFGGVLTFELASAEAVAGFVERSELVAASTSFGGLHTTLDRRAQWGDPVPEGLVRMSAGCEDTADLVADVLKALDHPEG; encoded by the coding sequence GTGAGCGAGTGGGGTGACGGGACGCGGGTGGTGCACTCGGTGCCGGCGGTGGCGGGGGAGCCGTTCGGCAGCAGTCCGGTGTTCGCCTCGGCGTACCACCTGGGCGGCTCGGACACCTACGGTCGGCCGCACAACGCGACCTGGCGGGCGTTGGAGGCTGCGCTCGGGGCGCTTGATGGTGGTGAAGCCGTGTTGTTCCCATCGGGGATGGCGGCGATTTCCACTGTGTTGAGGGTGCTGCTTGCGCCCGGGGACACGGTGGTGGTGCCGTCCGACGGGTACTACCTGACCCGGACGCTGGTCGCCGAGATGCCGGTGAAGGTCGTCGAGGTGCCCACCGCTGGGCCGTACCCGTCGTTCGAGGGCGTGCGGTTGGTGTTGCTGGAGTCGCCGTCGAACCCGGGGTTGGACGTGTGCGACATCGCGGCGCTTGCCGAGCGGGCGCATGCCGGTGGGGCGTTGGTGGCGGTGGACAACACGACGGCCACGCCGTTGGGGCAGCGTCCGCTGGAGTTGGGCGCGGACATCGTGGTGAGCAGTGACACCAAGGCGGTCGCCGGGCACAGCGACGTGTTGCTGGGGCATGTGTCGACGGCGGATGCCGGGCTCGCGGAGAAGGTGCGGGCGGCGCGGACGGTCGGGGGCGCGATTCCGGGGCCGTTCGAGGCGTGGCTGGCGCACCGGGGGCTGGGGACGCTGGACCTGCGGCTGGCTCGGCAGGCGGAGAACGCGGCGGCCCTGTACGCGGTGTTGAAGGACCACCCGGCGGTGCGCGGGTTGCGGTGGCCGGGGGCGGTCGAGGACCCGGCGCACGAGGTGGCTCGTCGGCAGATGCGGCGGTTCGGCGGGGTGTTGACCTTCGAGTTGGCGTCCGCGGAGGCCGTGGCCGGGTTCGTGGAGCGGTCGGAGTTGGTGGCGGCGTCCACGAGTTTCGGTGGGCTGCACACGACCTTGGACCGGCGGGCGCAGTGGGGTGACCCGGTGCCCGAAGGGCTGGTGCGGATGTCCGCCGGGTGCGAGGACACGGCCGATCTGGTGGCCGACGTGCTCAAGGCCCTTGATCACCCGGAGGGCTGA
- a CDS encoding cysteine dioxygenase, which produces MFAVPENTIALPQSHAALHPVRIALDVAARRERWAHLLRYDPDTRFAALVEKTEQQEVWLMSWLPGQSADLHDHGATSGAFTVVSGALTEVVAPGPRQVLHHLVAGQSRVFGPNYVHQVRNDGADPAVTIHVYRDGERTMRPFRFDPVAGPLSL; this is translated from the coding sequence ATGTTCGCCGTTCCGGAGAACACCATCGCCCTGCCCCAGTCGCACGCCGCCCTGCACCCGGTGCGGATCGCGCTCGACGTGGCCGCGCGGCGGGAGCGCTGGGCCCACCTGCTGCGCTACGACCCCGACACCCGCTTCGCCGCGCTGGTCGAGAAGACCGAGCAGCAGGAGGTGTGGCTGATGAGCTGGCTGCCCGGCCAGTCCGCCGACCTGCACGACCACGGCGCGACCAGCGGGGCGTTCACCGTGGTCAGCGGCGCGTTGACGGAGGTCGTCGCGCCCGGACCCCGGCAGGTGCTGCACCACCTGGTGGCCGGGCAGTCGCGCGTGTTCGGGCCGAACTACGTCCACCAGGTCCGCAACGACGGCGCGGACCCCGCCGTCACGATCCACGTGTACCGCGACGGCGAGCGCACCATGCGTCCGTTCCGCTTCGACCCGGTGGCCGGTCCGCTATCCCTGTGA
- a CDS encoding pyridoxamine 5'-phosphate oxidase family protein produces MTTPLSPTDRSTIKRGKHRAVTDRAALHAVLDNALFCHLAVVVDGAPLVLPTGFGRDGDRVFLHGSTGARSLREAATGIPVCVAVTIVDGVVYARSAFDHSMNYRSAVVHGTAVPVTDPEEKAHALRVLTDHIAPGSWDYARKPTPKELAATSVLALDLTEASVKIRSGPPGDEDVDVAANEKWAGVLPLHSTWGKPEPDPALVGEWDVPEHVTRRSGTSQG; encoded by the coding sequence ATGACCACGCCGCTGTCCCCGACCGACCGCAGCACGATCAAGCGCGGCAAGCACCGGGCCGTCACCGACCGGGCCGCCCTGCACGCCGTCCTCGACAACGCCCTCTTCTGCCACCTCGCCGTGGTCGTCGACGGCGCTCCGCTCGTGCTGCCGACCGGCTTCGGCCGCGACGGCGACCGGGTCTTCCTGCACGGCTCGACCGGCGCGCGCAGCCTGCGCGAGGCCGCGACCGGCATCCCGGTGTGCGTGGCCGTGACGATCGTGGACGGCGTGGTCTACGCGCGCTCGGCGTTCGACCACTCCATGAACTACCGCTCCGCCGTCGTCCACGGCACCGCCGTCCCGGTCACCGACCCGGAGGAGAAGGCGCACGCCCTCCGGGTGCTCACCGACCACATCGCGCCCGGCTCGTGGGACTACGCCCGCAAGCCCACGCCCAAGGAGCTGGCCGCGACCTCCGTGCTGGCGCTGGACCTCACCGAGGCGTCGGTGAAGATCCGCTCCGGCCCGCCCGGCGACGAGGACGTCGACGTCGCCGCCAACGAGAAGTGGGCCGGCGTGCTGCCGCTGCACTCGACGTGGGGCAAGCCCGAGCCCGACCCGGCACTGGTCGGCGAGTGGGACGTGCCCGAGCACGTCACCCGCCGCAGCGGCACGTCACAGGGATAG
- a CDS encoding PLP-dependent aminotransferase family protein: protein MTLDRASAEPLAVQLADALRTAAADGRLRLGDRLPSTRALAERLGVSRTVTAAAYEQLHAEGWIAGRHGSGTYVTTTPPGALKSKPRKAPVSRAPVDVVDLAPGAPWAEGLDRAAWRRAWRAAADALPLFRPQRGGLPEYRAVVAEHLLRHRGLAVRGGLSDEQVLATGGTTAALVELAAAVFKPGDAVAVEEPGYQRAVWALRSAGVKVVQAPVDEEGLLVEGVPAGVRGVYCSPAHQYPMGGRMSAARRVALVERARAEGWLVVEDDYDGELRFDVAPLPLLAALAPDVVVHLGTTSKILTPTLGAGWMVAPERIAADVLAHRDRTGTSPSAAGQRVLVELARHGDLGRHLRKLRRELSERRALVASTLAAAGVAVLGDDAGAHVVVLLEDAAAERELLASAEARGFRLDGLARHHAGRPKVFGVAIGYGACSRAELDRALPVLVELLGSRVTPSG, encoded by the coding sequence GTGACGTTGGACCGGGCCTCCGCCGAACCGCTGGCCGTCCAGCTCGCCGACGCCCTGCGCACGGCGGCGGCGGACGGGCGGCTGCGCCTGGGCGACCGGCTGCCGTCCACGCGGGCGCTGGCCGAGCGCCTGGGCGTGAGCCGGACCGTGACGGCAGCAGCATACGAGCAGCTGCACGCCGAGGGCTGGATCGCCGGTCGGCACGGGTCGGGGACGTACGTGACGACCACCCCGCCGGGTGCGCTGAAGTCCAAGCCGCGCAAGGCGCCGGTGTCGCGTGCGCCTGTCGACGTGGTCGACCTGGCCCCCGGTGCGCCGTGGGCGGAGGGGTTGGACCGGGCGGCGTGGCGGCGGGCGTGGCGGGCGGCGGCGGACGCGTTGCCGCTGTTCCGGCCGCAGCGCGGGGGACTGCCCGAGTACCGGGCCGTGGTCGCCGAACACCTGCTGCGGCACCGGGGGTTGGCGGTGCGGGGTGGGTTGAGCGACGAGCAGGTCCTGGCGACGGGTGGGACGACGGCGGCTTTGGTCGAGTTGGCGGCGGCGGTGTTCAAGCCCGGTGACGCGGTGGCCGTCGAGGAACCGGGTTACCAGCGGGCGGTGTGGGCGTTGCGGTCGGCCGGGGTGAAGGTCGTGCAGGCGCCCGTGGACGAGGAGGGGTTGCTGGTCGAGGGCGTGCCGGCGGGCGTGCGCGGCGTCTACTGCTCGCCGGCCCACCAGTACCCGATGGGCGGCCGGATGTCGGCGGCGCGGCGGGTGGCGCTGGTCGAGCGGGCGCGCGCGGAGGGGTGGCTGGTCGTCGAGGACGACTACGACGGCGAGCTGCGGTTCGACGTGGCGCCGCTGCCGTTGCTGGCGGCGTTGGCACCGGACGTCGTCGTGCACCTGGGGACCACGAGCAAGATCCTGACGCCGACGTTGGGCGCCGGGTGGATGGTCGCGCCCGAGCGGATCGCCGCGGACGTCCTGGCGCACCGGGACCGGACCGGCACCAGCCCGTCGGCGGCCGGGCAGCGGGTGCTGGTCGAGCTCGCGCGGCACGGTGACCTGGGCCGGCACCTCCGGAAGCTGCGGCGCGAGCTGTCGGAACGACGGGCGCTGGTGGCCTCGACGTTGGCCGCGGCGGGCGTGGCCGTGCTGGGGGACGACGCCGGCGCGCACGTGGTGGTGCTGTTGGAGGACGCGGCGGCCGAGCGGGAGCTGCTGGCCTCGGCCGAGGCCCGCGGGTTCCGCCTGGACGGCCTGGCGCGGCACCACGCCGGTCGGCCGAAGGTGTTCGGGGTGGCGATCGGGTACGGCGCGTGCTCGCGCGCCGAGCTCGACCGGGCGCTGCCGGTGTTGGTGGAGCTGCTGGGATCGCGCGTTACGCCATCCGGGTAG
- a CDS encoding D-alanine--D-alanine ligase family protein gives MTRKTKVAVVFGGRSSEHMVSCLSAGSILPHLDRERFEVVPVGITQEDGRWVIGADDTKALEVRDRRLPSVNSLVPVSGGQLVPVSPDEVLSDVDVVFPVLHGAWGEDGTIQGLLELAAIPYVGPGVLASAVAMDKEFTKRLLQGAGLPVGDFVVLRRDQETLSADERSRLGLPVFVKPARAGSSVGISKVVDWGHLDSAIALARKTDPKVIIEAAVSGREVECGVLEFPDGRVEASLPAELRVVGGAVDWYDFDAKYLDDVCEFDIPARLEPHVAESLREMAITAFRALDCQGLARVDFFVTDYDELVVNEVNTMPGFTPISMYPRMWAETGVDYPTLLSTLIDTAIARGTGLR, from the coding sequence ATGACACGAAAGACCAAGGTCGCCGTCGTGTTCGGCGGGCGCAGCAGCGAGCACATGGTCTCCTGCCTGTCCGCCGGCAGCATCCTCCCGCACCTGGACCGCGAGCGCTTCGAGGTGGTGCCCGTCGGCATCACCCAGGAGGACGGCCGGTGGGTGATCGGCGCCGACGACACCAAGGCGCTCGAGGTGCGCGACCGCAGGCTCCCGTCGGTGAACTCGCTCGTGCCGGTGTCCGGCGGCCAGCTGGTGCCCGTGTCGCCCGACGAGGTGCTGTCCGACGTGGACGTGGTGTTCCCCGTGCTGCACGGTGCGTGGGGCGAGGACGGGACCATCCAGGGTCTGCTGGAGCTGGCGGCCATCCCCTACGTGGGGCCGGGCGTGCTGGCTTCGGCCGTGGCGATGGACAAGGAGTTCACCAAGCGGCTGCTGCAGGGTGCGGGGTTGCCGGTGGGTGACTTCGTGGTGCTGCGGCGGGACCAGGAGACCCTGTCGGCGGACGAGCGTTCGCGGCTGGGGCTGCCGGTGTTCGTGAAGCCCGCTCGGGCGGGGTCTTCGGTCGGCATTTCGAAGGTCGTCGACTGGGGGCACCTGGACAGCGCCATCGCGCTGGCCCGGAAGACGGACCCGAAGGTCATCATCGAGGCGGCCGTGTCCGGGCGCGAGGTCGAGTGCGGGGTGTTGGAGTTCCCGGACGGTCGGGTCGAGGCTTCGCTGCCGGCGGAGTTGCGGGTCGTCGGCGGGGCGGTCGACTGGTACGACTTCGACGCCAAGTACCTGGACGACGTGTGCGAGTTCGACATCCCCGCGCGGCTGGAGCCGCACGTGGCGGAGTCGTTGCGGGAGATGGCCATCACCGCGTTCCGGGCGTTGGACTGCCAGGGGTTGGCGCGGGTGGACTTCTTCGTGACCGATTACGACGAGCTGGTGGTGAACGAGGTCAACACGATGCCCGGGTTCACCCCCATTTCGATGTACCCGCGGATGTGGGCCGAAACCGGCGTCGACTACCCGACTTTGTTGAGCACCCTCATCGACACCGCTATCGCCCGCGGCACCGGATTGCGCTGA
- a CDS encoding DUF3515 domain-containing protein, with amino-acid sequence MAQEPEPTSLLPRPLLAVAIGLPALLAAGVAAVGLFLGTGGKEDPAGPTADRSGPVALVPVPAPKAESEECKALLSKLPMQLVSNGVQMPRRELAAPAPAGAVAWGDAKHEPIVLRCGLDRPSELTQTSDLRLISDVQWLVISQADASTWYVVDRPAYVALTVPADAGTGPLQDISTTIRDTLPAVPVDTKG; translated from the coding sequence GTGGCACAGGAACCCGAACCCACATCCCTGCTCCCCCGCCCGCTGCTGGCGGTGGCCATCGGCCTTCCCGCTCTGCTCGCGGCGGGCGTGGCGGCCGTGGGCCTGTTCCTGGGCACGGGCGGCAAGGAAGACCCGGCAGGGCCCACCGCGGACCGTTCCGGCCCGGTGGCGCTGGTCCCCGTGCCCGCGCCGAAGGCGGAGTCCGAGGAGTGCAAGGCCTTGCTGAGCAAGCTCCCGATGCAACTGGTCTCGAACGGCGTCCAGATGCCCCGCCGGGAACTGGCCGCCCCGGCCCCGGCGGGCGCCGTGGCGTGGGGTGACGCGAAGCACGAGCCGATCGTCCTGCGCTGCGGCCTGGACCGACCGAGCGAGCTGACCCAGACCTCGGACCTGCGCCTGATCTCGGACGTCCAGTGGCTGGTGATCTCACAAGCAGACGCCTCCACCTGGTACGTGGTCGACCGCCCCGCCTACGTGGCCCTGACCGTGCCCGCGGACGCCGGCACCGGCCCCCTGCAGGACATCTCGACGACGATCAGGGACACCTTGCCGGCCGTCCCCGTCGACACCAAGGGCTGA
- a CDS encoding Lrp/AsnC family transcriptional regulator, translated as MVHAYILIQTEVGKAAAVAAEISGIPGVATAEDVTGPYDVIVRAEADTVDQLGQLVVARIQNVEGITRTLTCPVVHL; from the coding sequence GTGGTGCACGCATACATCCTCATCCAGACCGAGGTCGGCAAGGCAGCCGCCGTCGCGGCAGAGATTTCCGGCATCCCCGGCGTGGCCACCGCCGAGGACGTCACCGGCCCGTACGACGTGATCGTCCGCGCCGAGGCCGACACCGTGGACCAGTTGGGACAGCTCGTGGTCGCCCGCATCCAGAACGTCGAGGGCATCACCCGAACACTGACCTGCCCGGTGGTCCACCTGTAG
- a CDS encoding thiamine-phosphate kinase: MRPEPPLNADTVAEVGEFGLIRRVTAGRTQPPTTLLGPGDDAAVVAAPDGRVVVSTDVLVEGVHFRLDWSSPEQVGRKAAAVNLADVAAMGAVPTALTVGLACPSDTPSAVVEGITAGLWQEAAAAGAGVVGGDMVSSATLVISVTAMGDMNGLEPVTRSGAQVGDVVAVCGRLGWAAGGLAVLQRGFRSPVAVVGAQRNPEPPYAAGPQAAAVGATAMIDVSDGLLADLGHIADESGIGIDIRTELLEVHPRLLDVASALGADARHWVLTGGEDHALAATFPDPKVVPDGWRTIGTVRHGGGVTVDGRVYEKPPGWEHWR; encoded by the coding sequence TTGCGTCCGGAGCCGCCGCTGAACGCGGACACGGTCGCTGAAGTGGGTGAGTTCGGTCTCATCCGCCGGGTGACGGCCGGTCGGACGCAGCCGCCGACGACCCTCCTCGGACCGGGGGACGACGCGGCCGTCGTGGCCGCCCCGGACGGGCGTGTCGTGGTGTCCACCGACGTGCTCGTGGAGGGTGTCCACTTCAGACTCGACTGGTCGTCTCCCGAGCAGGTCGGCCGCAAGGCGGCGGCCGTCAACCTGGCCGACGTCGCGGCCATGGGAGCCGTGCCCACGGCCCTCACCGTGGGCCTGGCCTGCCCCTCCGACACGCCCTCCGCGGTGGTCGAGGGGATCACCGCCGGGCTGTGGCAGGAGGCCGCCGCCGCGGGGGCCGGCGTGGTGGGTGGGGACATGGTGTCCTCCGCAACACTGGTGATCTCCGTTACTGCCATGGGCGACATGAACGGTTTGGAGCCCGTCACCCGGTCGGGAGCCCAAGTGGGTGATGTCGTGGCGGTGTGCGGACGGTTGGGCTGGGCGGCCGGTGGGCTCGCGGTGTTGCAGCGCGGTTTCCGGTCGCCGGTGGCGGTCGTCGGGGCGCAGCGGAACCCCGAACCCCCGTACGCGGCGGGACCGCAGGCGGCGGCGGTCGGGGCGACGGCGATGATCGACGTCTCGGACGGGCTGCTGGCCGACCTCGGGCACATCGCGGACGAGTCGGGCATCGGCATCGACATCCGCACCGAGCTGCTGGAGGTCCACCCGCGACTGCTGGACGTCGCCTCGGCGCTGGGCGCGGACGCGCGGCACTGGGTGCTCACCGGGGGTGAGGACCACGCGCTGGCGGCGACGTTCCCGGACCCGAAGGTGGTGCCGGACGGCTGGCGCACCATCGGCACGGTCCGGCACGGCGGCGGCGTGACCGTGGACGGGCGGGTCTACGAGAAGCCGCCCGGGTGGGAGCACTGGCGATAA
- a CDS encoding GNAT family N-acetyltransferase — protein MKLIADLQQVFVVRYGDEDVTPVDPAQFAAPRGHFVVGYLDGVPVACGGWRAHDVADGSIRPGDAEIKRMYTVDSVRGRGLSRQVLAELESSARAVGRTRMILETGTRQPEAIGLYESSGYERIDNFGVYRDHPESLCFGKEL, from the coding sequence GTGAAGTTGATCGCGGACCTCCAGCAGGTCTTCGTGGTCCGCTACGGCGACGAGGACGTCACCCCGGTCGACCCGGCGCAGTTCGCCGCGCCGCGGGGGCACTTCGTCGTCGGCTACCTCGACGGCGTCCCGGTCGCGTGCGGGGGTTGGCGGGCGCACGACGTGGCCGACGGCTCGATCCGGCCCGGCGACGCCGAGATCAAGCGCATGTACACCGTGGACTCCGTGCGGGGGCGGGGTTTGTCGCGCCAGGTGCTCGCGGAGCTGGAGTCGTCGGCGCGGGCGGTCGGGCGCACCCGCATGATCCTGGAGACCGGCACGCGCCAGCCCGAGGCGATCGGGCTCTACGAGAGCAGCGGGTACGAGCGCATCGACAACTTCGGCGTGTACCGGGATCATCCGGAGAGCCTCTGCTTCGGCAAGGAGCTGTAG